The uncultured Desulfobulbus sp. genome window below encodes:
- a CDS encoding IS66 family transposase gives MGTVNKIRVREEVDLLKQEFEQLCSDGKVSSEIRVLFNSLLVVVELILSIFLEKTTRKGNKNSSIPSSQTEKDETATKHCTTTGKGKHVNGRVGNTRVKESVTTAQVEVCDTCGMVLENVACQGHERRTKIDIVFEKVVEHIDAEIKQCPNCEATVKGRFPDDMPGKLQYGNGLKAFAIHLVISQMVALNRVQKQIAAMIGSVISEASLLKFVLRLYQSLEAWESRAIDRLLQAPSLHVDETSFRVEGKNHWIHVYSSGETTLKVLHRKRGKEAIEGLNIIPRYGGVIIHDCWASYLSYDHCGHGLCGSHLLRELTFVVDSNQYRWARNLKAVLQQTCRTVAQRPEKCLTEREYANLQKRYRNILTRGSKELPKIPPKPQGKRGRIAKSDAHNLWERLQKHEAAVLLFAKEPHVPFTNNRAERDLRMAKVKQKISGCFRRKQYAQAYCRISSYLQTMASQGINPLVAIQLALAGTLPDAEE, from the coding sequence ATGGGAACAGTAAATAAAATAAGGGTTCGCGAAGAAGTCGATCTCCTCAAACAGGAATTTGAACAGCTTTGTTCCGACGGTAAAGTCTCCTCTGAGATACGGGTCCTGTTCAACAGTCTGTTGGTTGTCGTCGAGTTGATACTCTCTATCTTTCTTGAGAAGACAACGCGCAAGGGAAACAAAAACTCGAGCATTCCTTCTTCGCAAACCGAGAAAGACGAAACTGCGACCAAGCACTGCACCACTACCGGCAAGGGAAAACACGTCAATGGGCGTGTTGGTAATACACGCGTCAAAGAATCAGTCACCACTGCTCAGGTCGAGGTGTGTGATACCTGCGGAATGGTGCTGGAAAACGTTGCATGCCAGGGGCATGAACGTCGGACAAAAATCGACATCGTTTTTGAAAAAGTTGTCGAACATATTGACGCAGAAATAAAGCAATGTCCTAATTGTGAGGCCACGGTCAAAGGGCGTTTCCCTGACGATATGCCGGGTAAGCTGCAGTACGGCAATGGGCTTAAAGCGTTTGCCATTCATTTGGTTATCAGCCAGATGGTCGCTTTAAACCGGGTTCAAAAACAGATAGCAGCCATGATTGGTAGCGTAATCTCCGAGGCCAGCCTGCTCAAATTTGTTTTGCGCTTGTACCAATCACTCGAAGCTTGGGAATCCAGAGCTATTGATAGGCTGCTGCAGGCTCCATCCCTGCATGTGGATGAAACCTCGTTTCGGGTTGAAGGGAAGAATCACTGGATTCACGTCTATTCTTCCGGCGAAACAACCCTGAAAGTACTGCATCGAAAGCGGGGCAAGGAGGCAATCGAAGGATTGAATATCATCCCTCGGTATGGCGGGGTGATCATCCATGATTGCTGGGCATCATATTTATCCTACGACCATTGCGGTCACGGACTTTGCGGCTCGCACCTTTTGCGAGAGTTGACGTTTGTCGTTGACTCTAACCAATACCGGTGGGCCCGCAATCTAAAAGCGGTGCTCCAGCAAACGTGTCGTACGGTGGCTCAACGTCCGGAAAAATGTCTTACCGAACGGGAGTATGCCAACCTGCAGAAGCGCTACCGTAATATCCTTACGCGTGGCAGCAAGGAGTTGCCCAAGATCCCTCCAAAACCCCAAGGGAAGCGCGGCAGGATAGCCAAATCCGATGCGCACAATCTTTGGGAGCGATTACAAAAGCATGAGGCGGCAGTCTTGCTTTTTGCCAAAGAACCACATGTACCGTTCACCAACAACAGAGCGGAAAGGGATCTTCGCATGGCTAAGGTAAAACAGAAAATATCCGGTTGTTTTCGACGTAAACAATATGCCCAGGCTTACTGCAGGATTTCAAGTTACCTGCAGACCATGGCAAGCCAGGGGATCAATCCTCTTGTCGCTATCCAGTTGG